The Sphaerospermopsis torques-reginae ITEP-024 genome has a window encoding:
- a CDS encoding DUF2811 domain-containing protein, whose amino-acid sequence MNTTVSIFTVIPEALHESLNKYLETHPDWDQNRVLTAALSLFLLQNGESDRQAARIYLETLFHQC is encoded by the coding sequence ATGAACACAACAGTTAGTATCTTTACAGTGATTCCCGAAGCACTCCACGAATCCCTAAACAAATACTTAGAAACCCATCCCGATTGGGATCAAAACCGAGTATTAACTGCGGCGTTATCGTTGTTTTTGCTACAAAATGGAGAGAGCGATCGCCAAGCTGCTCGTATTTATTTAGAAACTTTGTTTCATCAATGTTAA